From one Pseudobdellovibrionaceae bacterium genomic stretch:
- a CDS encoding S8 family serine peptidase, giving the protein MNDYKVHDPLLRRQLARQVKKVFGDDFPFPFPGGDGDGGGFPWPGDPGDGGGDGGGGFPWPGDPGDGGGGGGGFPWPGDPGDGGGDGGGGFPWPGDPGDGGGDGGGGFPWPGNPGDGGGGGGGGGGSGVRTDNPAIPTSGSGGSGADNLYDRQWGMKDIGVKDGWKARTAAKDVVVAVIDTGVDYTHEDLVDNLWRNAGEMGQDSQGRDKATNGVDDDGNGYVDDVIGWDFARNDNKPFDLSVPPTDLLFGGGNPGHGTHVAGCVAARSDNGKGVIGVADNHIKIMALRFLTEKGEGTTADAIKAIRYAVDNGAQVTNNSWGSEGEDSNDAAGNKALRDAVAYAESKGSIFVAAAGNGHQGRGYNNDTDSRPGYPASYPHDIIISVAAIDKSDNLGSFSNWGPKGVDVAAPGVAVFSTMVGNQYNDLVIDMLGMKVTWDGTSMASPHVAGAVALYWSRNPGKTWQEVKEAVMTTARRTNSLSNKVLSGGKLDVRNLMMN; this is encoded by the coding sequence ATGAACGATTACAAGGTTCATGACCCTCTTCTTCGCCGCCAACTCGCCCGACAGGTGAAAAAGGTTTTTGGCGATGACTTTCCATTTCCATTTCCAGGAGGCGATGGTGACGGTGGAGGATTTCCATGGCCTGGCGACCCCGGTGACGGTGGTGGCGACGGTGGTGGAGGATTCCCATGGCCTGGCGACCCCGGTGACGGCGGCGGCGGCGGTGGTGGATTCCCATGGCCTGGCGACCCCGGTGACGGTGGTGGCGACGGTGGCGGTGGATTCCCATGGCCTGGCGACCCCGGTGACGGCGGCGGCGACGGTGGCGGTGGATTCCCATGGCCTGGCAACCCCGGTGACGGTGGTGGCGGCGGCGGTGGTGGAGGCGGCTCCGGCGTGCGCACCGACAACCCTGCCATTCCGACCAGCGGTAGCGGCGGAAGTGGGGCCGACAACCTTTATGATCGCCAGTGGGGAATGAAAGACATCGGAGTTAAAGATGGCTGGAAAGCTCGCACGGCAGCTAAAGACGTCGTTGTGGCCGTGATCGACACCGGTGTGGACTACACTCATGAGGATTTGGTCGACAACCTTTGGCGCAATGCTGGAGAGATGGGCCAAGATTCTCAGGGCCGGGACAAGGCTACCAATGGTGTTGATGATGACGGCAATGGATATGTGGACGACGTGATTGGGTGGGACTTTGCCCGCAATGACAATAAACCCTTCGATCTCTCTGTTCCCCCAACCGATCTGCTCTTTGGAGGCGGAAACCCTGGCCACGGAACTCACGTTGCCGGCTGTGTGGCGGCTCGTAGCGACAACGGCAAGGGAGTTATTGGCGTGGCCGATAACCACATTAAGATTATGGCTCTCCGCTTCCTGACTGAAAAAGGTGAGGGAACGACGGCTGATGCTATTAAGGCGATTCGCTATGCGGTCGATAACGGAGCCCAGGTAACTAACAACTCCTGGGGCTCTGAAGGTGAAGACTCGAACGATGCGGCAGGGAACAAGGCACTTCGCGATGCTGTTGCCTATGCTGAATCCAAGGGAAGCATCTTTGTCGCTGCTGCTGGTAACGGACATCAAGGTCGGGGTTATAACAACGACACTGATTCTCGTCCGGGATATCCTGCGAGCTATCCCCATGACATCATTATCAGTGTTGCGGCTATCGATAAGAGTGACAACCTGGGGTCCTTCTCCAACTGGGGACCCAAGGGAGTCGACGTCGCGGCTCCCGGTGTGGCAGTGTTCTCCACCATGGTGGGTAATCAGTATAATGATCTGGTGATCGATATGCTGGGCATGAAAGTGACCTGGGACGGGACTTCCATGGCCAGCCCCCACGTTGCTGGGGCCGTAGCTCTCTACTGGTCACGCAACCCGGGTAAGACTTGGCAGGAGGTCAAAGAGGCTGTAATGACGACTGCTCGTCGCACCAATAGCCTGAGCAACAAAGTGCTCTCTGGCGGTAAGCTGGATGTTCGTAATCTGATGATGAACTAA
- a CDS encoding ABC transporter ATP-binding protein translates to MNRSSQDDVCRSQISTGEGMLLRNPFGFYFRKDWKLFAMGLIALLLTNSFDAIPPYLIGMAIDQISNQTGWKSLGQTVGLLLAASACLAVCRYWWRIFWGRFHHGVAEDLRNRIFDKFLDLGPSFYQKRPVGELMSLITNDVNSFRMAIGPGMLILADALFILFIVPPLMMSLSLSWTWKTLILMPIIPPLIARILKLIHENYRTQQNKFGEMSGSAQEIVSGIRVIKSYAQELNQTRLFNVFSRNFELACNDVARVDAFFTPVMEFGVAIGSVILLLIGAPEVMSGAVTVGAFFTFYQYIQRMIWPMTAIGIGFTFVQQGRASFSRILDLLKTENDVPDVGEREVASFEELKVDRLTFSYPGNDRPVLKGVSFDLKAGETLGVVGSIGSGKSTLVDLLCRLYPVPEESIRYNGVPVEQLQKKSLRRLVSLVPQDAFLFSKKIQENIALGRNEWTMDEIRSMSELVNIAGEVDEIPEAYDAYLGERGVNLSGGQKQRLTIARALMANTPIVIFDDSLSAVDAKTERNILQSLRGRYLAGKDRVTVILVSHRIASLKWADRILVLNEGQVEAFGSHDALMESSSTYRHLVELQSEGRSLA, encoded by the coding sequence GTGAATCGATCGTCACAGGATGACGTCTGCCGTTCGCAAATTTCAACGGGAGAAGGGATGCTCTTGCGCAATCCTTTCGGCTTCTATTTTCGTAAGGACTGGAAGCTCTTCGCAATGGGCCTGATTGCCCTGCTTCTCACCAACTCTTTCGACGCCATTCCGCCCTACCTGATCGGGATGGCCATCGACCAGATCTCCAACCAAACGGGTTGGAAAAGTCTTGGCCAAACAGTGGGTTTGCTGCTGGCTGCCTCGGCCTGTCTGGCGGTTTGCCGGTACTGGTGGCGGATTTTTTGGGGTCGCTTTCATCATGGTGTGGCTGAAGATCTGCGCAATCGCATCTTTGACAAGTTTTTGGATCTAGGCCCCAGCTTTTACCAGAAACGTCCGGTGGGGGAACTCATGAGTCTCATCACCAACGATGTAAACTCCTTTCGCATGGCCATCGGTCCGGGGATGCTGATTTTGGCCGATGCCTTATTTATTCTATTTATTGTTCCTCCGTTGATGATGAGTCTTTCCCTGTCCTGGACATGGAAAACCCTGATCTTGATGCCCATTATTCCTCCCCTGATTGCGCGAATTCTGAAGCTCATCCATGAGAATTATCGCACCCAGCAAAATAAATTTGGCGAAATGTCGGGCTCGGCCCAGGAAATTGTCTCTGGTATTCGCGTGATCAAAAGCTATGCTCAGGAACTGAATCAAACGAGATTGTTCAACGTCTTCAGCCGCAACTTTGAACTGGCCTGTAACGACGTGGCTCGGGTAGATGCCTTCTTCACACCTGTGATGGAATTTGGCGTGGCCATTGGATCCGTAATTCTTCTCCTCATCGGCGCTCCAGAGGTGATGAGTGGGGCGGTGACGGTTGGCGCCTTTTTTACCTTTTATCAGTACATTCAACGGATGATCTGGCCAATGACAGCCATTGGAATCGGTTTTACCTTTGTTCAGCAGGGGCGGGCTTCGTTTAGCCGCATTCTCGATCTTTTGAAGACCGAAAATGATGTCCCCGATGTGGGTGAACGGGAAGTCGCGAGCTTTGAAGAACTCAAGGTCGATCGTCTTACCTTCTCCTATCCAGGAAATGACCGCCCCGTCCTAAAGGGAGTGTCCTTTGATCTCAAGGCCGGAGAGACCTTGGGGGTTGTGGGCTCCATTGGTTCCGGCAAGTCAACTTTGGTTGACCTCCTCTGCCGCTTGTACCCTGTTCCAGAGGAATCCATTCGCTACAATGGAGTTCCGGTAGAACAACTGCAAAAGAAAAGTCTGCGTCGATTGGTGAGCCTAGTGCCACAGGACGCCTTTTTGTTTTCCAAAAAGATCCAAGAGAATATTGCCCTCGGCCGAAATGAATGGACGATGGATGAAATCCGCTCCATGAGTGAGCTTGTCAATATCGCAGGAGAGGTCGATGAAATCCCCGAAGCCTACGACGCCTATTTAGGTGAGCGAGGGGTGAACCTTTCCGGTGGTCAGAAGCAGCGGTTGACCATCGCCCGGGCGCTAATGGCCAATACTCCTATTGTCATCTTTGATGACTCTTTGAGTGCCGTGGACGCCAAAACTGAAAGAAACATCCTACAAAGTCTTCGGGGTCGATACCTGGCTGGCAAAGATCGAGTCACGGTGATTTTGGTATCCCATCGTATTGCCAGTCTTAAGTGGGCGGATCGCATTCTTGTCCTCAATGAAGGTCAGGTGGAAGCATTCGGATCTCACGATGCCTTGATGGAATCGAGCTCAACTTATCGCCATTTGGTTGAACTGCAGAGCGAAGGGAGGAGTCTGGCATGA
- a CDS encoding ABC transporter ATP-binding protein: MSKKVDKTRHSYFQEDQVQSEMGFTAFIRKIFPYMWAHKPGLLSLIAVVILYAVAGRMLPIFFGYAIDEGIKKSDMRVVLWIAVAYLVLEVVRSTLYFAQSYGIQRLGNRILFELREKLIGHVQSLPLVYFDKNPVGRTVTRVTNDIAALGEMFSMGFTAIFVNGVEMIAILIAMSLISVKLTVVTIAIAPVLTVVSLHLSRKIRAVFKEAKQKLATINAFTAESLNGMKVLQLFDKTADRQREFNRHSESYKVLSLKTVKLFATLWPILEFFNAATITTALFVGGLYYKEFGLSIGALSAFLLLVQSFFHPLRVILERYTQFQNSLASADRIFSLMEEKTEVLGGTPLPFTRLSGQLTLENLSHRYGKENPWALKDINLEIRAGESLALVGRTGSGKTTLISLLQRLYSQTEGCVIVDGQPLKNIAPRDWRRRVGVVLQDNFIFRGTIASNISLENPDISKERIEWAAREAGCDRLLATHEGGLDAKVEERGNNLSVGERQLIAFARVLAFDPDILILDEATANIDSLSELLIQQATERVTKGRTSLIIAHRLSTILNCDRIAVLDKARLIEVGSHRELLDRKGKYFELYHSQFKEDDSGQVVFEDQHTPLPDDPILST; the protein is encoded by the coding sequence ATGAGTAAAAAGGTAGACAAGACCCGCCACTCTTACTTTCAAGAGGATCAGGTTCAAAGCGAAATGGGTTTCACCGCCTTTATTCGCAAGATATTTCCCTACATGTGGGCACATAAGCCAGGACTCTTGAGTCTCATTGCTGTGGTGATCCTCTATGCGGTAGCCGGACGGATGCTGCCCATCTTCTTTGGTTACGCCATTGACGAGGGCATCAAAAAGAGCGACATGCGGGTGGTCCTGTGGATTGCCGTTGCCTATTTGGTTTTGGAAGTCGTCCGCTCAACCCTGTACTTTGCCCAAAGCTACGGAATTCAGAGGCTCGGCAATCGAATTCTTTTTGAATTGCGCGAAAAACTCATCGGCCATGTTCAATCCTTACCTCTGGTCTACTTCGACAAAAATCCAGTTGGCCGCACAGTGACTCGGGTGACCAATGATATTGCTGCCCTTGGCGAAATGTTCAGCATGGGCTTTACCGCCATTTTTGTTAATGGTGTGGAGATGATCGCCATCCTGATCGCCATGTCTTTGATTTCTGTGAAGTTGACTGTGGTGACCATCGCGATCGCACCTGTTTTGACCGTGGTTTCTCTTCATTTGAGCCGGAAAATACGCGCAGTTTTCAAAGAAGCAAAACAGAAACTGGCCACCATCAATGCCTTTACTGCCGAAAGCCTCAACGGCATGAAGGTCCTTCAGCTCTTTGACAAGACCGCCGATCGCCAGCGGGAGTTTAATCGCCACTCTGAGTCCTACAAGGTCCTTAGCCTTAAAACGGTCAAACTGTTTGCAACCCTGTGGCCCATCCTAGAATTTTTCAATGCTGCCACCATTACCACGGCTCTTTTTGTGGGCGGCCTTTACTACAAGGAGTTTGGTCTTTCCATCGGTGCACTGTCGGCCTTTTTACTTCTGGTACAGAGCTTTTTCCATCCCCTGCGAGTCATTCTTGAACGCTACACCCAGTTTCAAAATAGTCTGGCCAGTGCCGATCGTATTTTCTCTTTAATGGAGGAAAAAACCGAGGTTCTGGGGGGCACCCCCCTACCCTTCACAAGATTGAGTGGCCAGCTGACTCTGGAAAACCTTTCTCATCGCTATGGAAAGGAAAATCCCTGGGCCCTCAAAGATATCAATTTGGAAATTCGTGCAGGTGAGTCTCTCGCCCTGGTGGGACGGACCGGAAGTGGCAAAACCACCTTGATATCTCTTCTGCAACGACTTTACAGCCAAACCGAAGGGTGTGTCATTGTCGATGGTCAACCCTTGAAGAATATTGCACCCAGAGATTGGCGGCGCCGTGTGGGTGTTGTTCTTCAGGATAATTTTATATTCCGTGGAACCATTGCCAGTAATATCAGCCTGGAAAATCCAGATATCTCGAAAGAGAGAATTGAATGGGCCGCCAGAGAGGCTGGTTGTGATCGATTGCTTGCGACACACGAAGGTGGCTTGGATGCGAAGGTTGAAGAGCGTGGCAACAACTTAAGCGTCGGAGAGCGCCAGCTGATTGCCTTTGCCCGCGTGCTGGCTTTTGATCCGGATATTCTGATCCTCGATGAGGCCACGGCCAACATTGACTCTCTCAGTGAGCTTCTCATCCAACAAGCAACGGAACGGGTGACAAAGGGGCGAACAAGTTTGATTATTGCCCATAGACTGTCGACGATTTTGAATTGTGACCGTATCGCCGTACTAGATAAGGCCAGGCTCATTGAAGTGGGCTCTCACCGTGAGCTCCTCGACCGGAAGGGCAAGTACTTCGAGCTCTATCACTCCCAATTCAAGGAGGATGATAGCGGGCAAGTGGTGTTCGAGGACCAACACACGCCCCTGCCTGATGACCCAATCCTGAGCACTTAG
- a CDS encoding PD40 domain-containing protein — MGSWLKDYGPRLIVGLLMLVGITALALHFVGIPILQISKSGIGDFDGQILYSRSMKQPIEVLPKQEVKEVFIMDLKSGRQRQVTDHRSASVRPVFSNIGPWIVYTSYVFHKKEKIRNADLFLYNLMTRERKLLSYKRGLNLAGSFDVKGRNVYFTIKQGKVLDIFRIGLDGKDFSRVTHGKRMRTLTKKGKTLKGRVHSSEPAISPDGTRMAFVSDRDGRPTLYIRDLKSKEDTRILFAGKYNTHPRWSPNGEQLVFQGYLKGHFDLFIVHSTGKNLRKITRAKSPSGIWANNESPDFSPDGKQIIFTSDRTGYNQLYIIDSTGRNVRRLTYDTFHYYDPQWSDAVLPTDGK; from the coding sequence ATGGGTAGTTGGTTAAAGGATTATGGGCCTCGGCTGATAGTCGGCCTGTTAATGCTTGTGGGTATAACGGCCTTGGCTTTGCACTTTGTCGGCATTCCCATCTTACAAATATCAAAATCGGGAATCGGTGATTTTGACGGGCAGATACTTTACTCCCGATCCATGAAGCAGCCAATCGAAGTATTGCCCAAACAAGAAGTTAAAGAAGTATTCATTATGGATTTAAAATCTGGTCGGCAAAGACAGGTCACCGATCATCGATCGGCCTCTGTCCGACCGGTTTTTTCAAATATTGGGCCTTGGATTGTCTACACGTCCTACGTGTTTCACAAGAAGGAGAAGATCCGCAATGCAGATTTATTTCTCTATAATCTTATGACTCGTGAGCGAAAATTATTGTCTTACAAAAGGGGACTGAATCTTGCTGGGAGTTTTGATGTTAAAGGCAGAAACGTCTATTTCACGATTAAGCAAGGGAAGGTGTTAGATATATTCAGGATCGGCTTAGACGGAAAGGATTTTTCTCGAGTGACCCATGGAAAACGGATGAGAACCTTGACAAAAAAGGGGAAGACTCTAAAGGGCAGGGTTCATTCCTCCGAGCCAGCCATATCCCCCGATGGCACAAGGATGGCGTTTGTGTCTGACCGAGATGGACGACCAACACTTTACATTAGGGATTTAAAGTCGAAGGAAGACACGCGAATCCTTTTTGCAGGTAAATACAATACTCATCCAAGATGGTCTCCCAACGGAGAGCAATTAGTGTTTCAGGGGTATTTAAAAGGCCATTTTGATCTTTTTATTGTCCATTCTACCGGAAAAAACCTGCGGAAAATCACTCGCGCCAAGAGCCCCTCGGGAATCTGGGCGAACAATGAATCCCCCGATTTTTCTCCCGACGGCAAGCAGATCATCTTTACTAGCGACCGAACAGGATATAACCAGCTTTACATCATCGATTCCACCGGTCGCAATGTGCGCCGCTTGACCTACGACACCTTCCACTACTATGACCCCCAATGGAGTGATGCTGTCCTGCCAACCGATGGAAAGTAA